In a genomic window of Tursiops truncatus isolate mTurTru1 chromosome 7, mTurTru1.mat.Y, whole genome shotgun sequence:
- the SSB gene encoding lupus La protein isoform X1, translating to MAENGDNEKMAALEAKICHQIEYYFGDFNLPRDKFLKEQIKLDEGWVPLEIMIKFNRLNRLTTDFNVIVEALSKSKAELMEISEDKTKIRRSPSKPLPEVTDEYKNDVKNRSVYIKGFPIDATLDDIKEWLEDKGQVLNIQMRRTLHKAFKGSIFAVFDTIESAKKFVETTGQKYKDTDLLILFKEDYFAKKNEERKQNKIEAKLRAKQEQEEKQKLAENAEMKSLEEKIGCLLKFSGDLDDQTCREDLHILFSNHGEIKWIDFVRGAKEGIILFKEKAKEALDKAKDANNGNLQLRNKEVTWEVLEGDVEKEALKKIIEDQQESLNKWKSKGRRFKGKGKGNKAAQIGSAKGKVQFQGKKTKFDSDDEHDENDASRPEKRAREETDKEEEPASKQQKTENGAGDQ from the exons TATTATTTTGGTGACTTCAATTTGCCACGCgacaaatttttaaaggaacagatCAAACTGGATGAAGGCTGGGTACCTTTGGAGataatgataaaatttaataG gTTAAACCGTCTAACAACAGACTTTAATGTAATAGTAGAAGCATTGAGCAAATCAAAGGCAGAACTTATGGAAATAAGTgaagataaaactaaaattagaagatCTCCAAGCAAACCCCTCCCTGAAGTGACTGATGAGtataaaaatgatgtaaaaaacAGATCTGTTTATATT AAAGGCTTCCCAATTGATGCAACCCTTGATGACATAAAAGAATGGTTGGAAGATAAAGGTCAGGTACTAAATATTCAGATGAGAAGAACATTGCACAAAGCATTTAAG GGATCAATATTTGCTGTATTTGATACCATTGAATCTGCTAAGAAGTTTGTTGAGACCACTGGCCAGAAgtacaaagacacagacctgctaatACTTTTCAA GGAAGAttactttgcaaaaaaaaatgaagaaagaaagcaaaataaaatcgaAGCTAAATTACGAGCTAAACA agagcaagaagaaaaacaaaagttagcaGAAAATGCTGAAATG aaatctCTAGAAGAAAAGATTGGCTGCTTGCTGAAATTCTCGGGGGACTTAGATGATCAGACGTGTAGAGAAGATTTGCATATCCTTTTCTCAAATCATGGTGAAATAAAATGGATAGACTTTGTCAGAGGAGCCAAAGAG GGAATAattctgtttaaagaaaaagctAAGGAAGCACTGGATAAAGCAAAAGATGCAAATAATGGTAACCTACAATTAAGGAACAAAGAGGTCACCTGGGAAGTACTAGAAGGAGATGTGGAAAAAGAagcattgaaaaaaataatagaagatcAACAAGAATCCCTAaacaaatggaagtcaaaag GTCGCagatttaaaggaaaaggaaagggaaataaagcTGCCCAGATTGGGTCTGCTAAAGGAAAAGTACAGTTTCAGGGCAAGAAAACTAAATTTGACAGTGATGATGAACATGATGAAAATGATGCATCTA GACCagagaaaagagcaagagaagaaacagacaaagaagAAGAACCTgcatcaaaacaacagaaaacagaaaatggtgCCGGAGACCAGTAA
- the SSB gene encoding lupus La protein isoform X2 has product MEISEDKTKIRRSPSKPLPEVTDEYKNDVKNRSVYIKGFPIDATLDDIKEWLEDKGQVLNIQMRRTLHKAFKGSIFAVFDTIESAKKFVETTGQKYKDTDLLILFKEDYFAKKNEERKQNKIEAKLRAKQEQEEKQKLAENAEMKSLEEKIGCLLKFSGDLDDQTCREDLHILFSNHGEIKWIDFVRGAKEGIILFKEKAKEALDKAKDANNGNLQLRNKEVTWEVLEGDVEKEALKKIIEDQQESLNKWKSKGRRFKGKGKGNKAAQIGSAKGKVQFQGKKTKFDSDDEHDENDASRPEKRAREETDKEEEPASKQQKTENGAGDQ; this is encoded by the exons ATGGAAATAAGTgaagataaaactaaaattagaagatCTCCAAGCAAACCCCTCCCTGAAGTGACTGATGAGtataaaaatgatgtaaaaaacAGATCTGTTTATATT AAAGGCTTCCCAATTGATGCAACCCTTGATGACATAAAAGAATGGTTGGAAGATAAAGGTCAGGTACTAAATATTCAGATGAGAAGAACATTGCACAAAGCATTTAAG GGATCAATATTTGCTGTATTTGATACCATTGAATCTGCTAAGAAGTTTGTTGAGACCACTGGCCAGAAgtacaaagacacagacctgctaatACTTTTCAA GGAAGAttactttgcaaaaaaaaatgaagaaagaaagcaaaataaaatcgaAGCTAAATTACGAGCTAAACA agagcaagaagaaaaacaaaagttagcaGAAAATGCTGAAATG aaatctCTAGAAGAAAAGATTGGCTGCTTGCTGAAATTCTCGGGGGACTTAGATGATCAGACGTGTAGAGAAGATTTGCATATCCTTTTCTCAAATCATGGTGAAATAAAATGGATAGACTTTGTCAGAGGAGCCAAAGAG GGAATAattctgtttaaagaaaaagctAAGGAAGCACTGGATAAAGCAAAAGATGCAAATAATGGTAACCTACAATTAAGGAACAAAGAGGTCACCTGGGAAGTACTAGAAGGAGATGTGGAAAAAGAagcattgaaaaaaataatagaagatcAACAAGAATCCCTAaacaaatggaagtcaaaag GTCGCagatttaaaggaaaaggaaagggaaataaagcTGCCCAGATTGGGTCTGCTAAAGGAAAAGTACAGTTTCAGGGCAAGAAAACTAAATTTGACAGTGATGATGAACATGATGAAAATGATGCATCTA GACCagagaaaagagcaagagaagaaacagacaaagaagAAGAACCTgcatcaaaacaacagaaaacagaaaatggtgCCGGAGACCAGTAA